From Micromonospora rhizosphaerae, the proteins below share one genomic window:
- a CDS encoding 1,4-dihydroxy-6-naphthoate synthase, which yields MALSLAISPCPNDTFVFDALVHGRVPGAPPVEVTYADVDVTNTAAERGAFDLVKVSYAALPWLLDDYHLLPCGGALGRGCGPLVLTRGDRAGGADRAGRPDRAGLTGPDRTDLTGATVAVPGERTTAYLLFRLWSAERPPARIEVVPFHEIMPGVAAGRYDAGLVIHEARFTYPRHGLTALVDLGEWWEADTGLPIPLGAILARKGAVDPVEAAGWIRESVRQAWADPAASREYVLSHAQEMEPDVVDRHIGLYVNEFTADLGDAGIAAVEALLGRAADAGLVPQTSSSRATAWTS from the coding sequence GTGGCGCTCTCCCTGGCGATCTCGCCCTGCCCCAACGACACGTTCGTCTTCGACGCCCTGGTGCACGGGCGGGTGCCCGGCGCACCGCCGGTCGAGGTGACCTACGCCGACGTGGACGTCACCAACACCGCCGCGGAGCGGGGGGCGTTCGACCTGGTCAAGGTGAGTTACGCGGCGCTGCCGTGGCTGCTTGACGACTACCACCTGCTGCCCTGCGGCGGGGCACTCGGCCGCGGCTGCGGCCCGCTCGTGCTCACCCGCGGCGACCGGGCCGGTGGGGCCGACCGGGCCGGACGGCCGGACCGGGCCGGCCTCACGGGCCCGGACCGGACCGACCTCACGGGGGCGACCGTGGCGGTGCCCGGCGAGCGGACCACGGCGTACCTGCTCTTCCGGCTCTGGTCGGCGGAGCGGCCGCCGGCGCGGATCGAGGTGGTGCCGTTCCACGAGATCATGCCGGGCGTCGCCGCCGGGCGGTACGACGCCGGGCTGGTGATCCACGAGGCCCGCTTCACCTACCCCCGGCACGGGCTGACCGCCCTGGTCGACCTCGGCGAGTGGTGGGAGGCCGACACCGGCCTGCCGATCCCGCTCGGTGCCATCCTGGCCCGCAAGGGCGCGGTCGACCCGGTCGAGGCGGCCGGCTGGATCCGCGAGTCGGTACGCCAGGCGTGGGCCGACCCCGCGGCCAGCCGGGAGTACGTCCTCTCCCACGCACAGGAGATGGAGCCCGACGTGGTGGACCGGCACATCGGCCTCTACGTCAACGAGTTCACCGCGGACCTGGGGGACGCGGGAATCGCCGCCGTCGAGGCGTTGCTGGGCCGGGCCGCCGACGCCGGGCTCGTGCCTCAGACCTCCAGCTCGCGGGCGACCGCGTGGACCAGCTGA
- a CDS encoding helicase-associated domain-containing protein → MTTSLADHLRTLPDESLAALLQLRPDLVVPVPADLSALAIRAQSRVSVARALDGVDQFTLQILDAARLTRDPAEGGTSVDAILAMATAGPRPPAPTAVRGAVNKLRALFLLYGPEHDLHVVAGVDEVSPYPAGLGRPAAELDPRTAALCADPAKLRRTLLAAPPSARAILDRLAAGPPVGSVPPGALQAPAVGAEDTLPSDATNGGAPTGSPVRWLVDHRLLVPVPTGKGGGAGTVELPREVGLLLRRDSGPLGPLRTSPPLVASPPREAKAVDSAGAGQTMEAVRHTEALLESLAADPVPVLRSGGVGVRDLRRLAKGLGLDEPTTALLFEVAYAAGLIGELDLTGAASTRYGGDQQVLPTGGYEVWRASSLAQRWEQLARAWLTMTRQTGLVGQRDDRDRPISVLSAEAERAGAPAARRAVLEVLAGLEPATAPTLEEVLELLDWRAPRRSRGREAAHQEVLSEAAQLGVTGLGALTSYGRLLLADVTEADDRGADDPLGLRADAQSGEPSTAIRALDALLPAPVDHFLVQADLTVVVPGPPDPALAGELEVVAEHESAGAASVHRVTTASVRRALDAGYSADDLHALFRRRSRTPVPQGLTYLVDDVARKHGGLRVGSAGGYVRSDDEALLTEVLADKRLEPLAFRRLAPTVLSTPYQVGRMLTALRDAGYAPVPEDASGATVLSRPKTRRAPARGPVATRTLDPLAAPKLPMPRLLGVVEQIRRGEAAARAARRAPAVVRPGAVRTGPVPAHSHSDALAVLQQAVRDKALVWVGYVDAHGATASRLVRPVSMGAGYLRAEDERTEMLHTFALHRITAAVLED, encoded by the coding sequence ATGACCACCTCACTCGCCGACCATCTGCGGACCCTGCCCGACGAGTCCCTGGCCGCCCTCCTCCAGCTGCGGCCGGACCTCGTCGTGCCGGTACCGGCCGACCTCTCCGCGCTGGCCATTCGCGCCCAGTCCCGGGTCTCCGTGGCCCGCGCCCTCGACGGGGTGGACCAGTTCACCCTCCAGATCCTGGACGCCGCCCGGCTCACCCGGGACCCGGCGGAGGGCGGCACCTCCGTCGACGCGATCCTGGCCATGGCCACCGCCGGTCCGCGCCCGCCCGCCCCGACGGCCGTCCGCGGCGCGGTGAACAAGCTGCGCGCGCTCTTCCTGCTGTACGGCCCGGAGCACGACCTGCACGTGGTGGCCGGCGTCGACGAGGTGTCCCCGTACCCGGCGGGGCTGGGCCGACCGGCGGCGGAGCTGGACCCGCGGACGGCGGCGCTCTGCGCGGACCCGGCGAAGCTGCGGCGGACCCTGTTGGCCGCTCCCCCCTCAGCCCGGGCGATCCTGGACCGGCTCGCCGCCGGGCCGCCGGTGGGGAGCGTGCCACCGGGTGCGCTGCAGGCGCCCGCGGTCGGCGCGGAGGACACCCTCCCCTCGGACGCCACCAACGGCGGCGCGCCCACCGGTTCCCCGGTGCGCTGGCTGGTGGACCACCGGCTGCTCGTCCCCGTCCCGACCGGCAAGGGCGGCGGCGCCGGCACGGTCGAACTCCCTCGCGAGGTCGGCCTGCTGCTGCGCCGGGACAGCGGCCCGCTCGGTCCGCTGCGCACCAGCCCGCCGCTGGTGGCCAGCCCGCCGCGCGAGGCGAAGGCCGTCGACTCCGCCGGGGCCGGGCAGACCATGGAGGCGGTACGCCACACCGAGGCGCTGCTGGAGAGCCTCGCCGCCGACCCGGTGCCGGTGCTCCGCTCGGGCGGCGTCGGCGTACGTGACCTGCGCCGGCTGGCCAAGGGCCTCGGGCTGGACGAGCCGACAACCGCGCTGCTCTTCGAGGTCGCGTACGCGGCCGGACTGATCGGCGAGCTGGACCTGACCGGCGCCGCCAGCACCCGGTACGGCGGCGACCAGCAGGTCCTCCCCACCGGCGGGTACGAGGTGTGGCGGGCCAGTTCGCTGGCGCAGCGCTGGGAGCAGCTGGCCCGGGCATGGCTGACCATGACCCGGCAGACGGGCCTGGTCGGCCAGCGGGACGACCGGGACCGGCCGATCTCGGTGCTCTCCGCCGAGGCGGAGCGGGCCGGCGCGCCGGCCGCCCGACGGGCGGTGCTCGAGGTGCTGGCCGGCCTGGAGCCGGCCACCGCGCCGACCCTGGAAGAGGTGCTGGAGCTGCTCGACTGGCGGGCGCCGAGGCGCAGCCGGGGCCGGGAGGCCGCGCACCAGGAGGTGCTGAGCGAGGCGGCCCAGCTCGGCGTGACCGGGCTCGGCGCGCTCACCTCGTACGGGCGGCTGCTGCTGGCGGACGTCACCGAGGCCGACGATCGGGGCGCGGACGACCCGCTGGGGCTGCGCGCGGACGCCCAGTCGGGTGAGCCGTCCACCGCCATCCGGGCGCTCGACGCCCTGCTCCCCGCCCCGGTCGACCACTTCCTGGTGCAGGCCGACCTGACCGTGGTGGTGCCGGGCCCGCCGGACCCCGCCCTGGCCGGTGAGCTGGAGGTGGTGGCCGAGCACGAGTCGGCGGGTGCCGCCAGCGTGCACCGGGTGACCACGGCCAGCGTCCGGCGGGCCTTGGACGCCGGCTACTCGGCCGACGACCTCCACGCGCTGTTCCGGCGCCGGTCGCGTACCCCGGTGCCGCAGGGGCTGACCTATCTGGTGGACGACGTGGCCCGCAAGCACGGCGGGCTGCGGGTCGGCTCCGCCGGCGGGTACGTCCGCAGCGACGACGAGGCGCTGCTCACCGAGGTGCTGGCCGACAAGCGGTTGGAGCCGCTGGCGTTCCGCCGGCTGGCCCCGACGGTGCTCTCCACCCCGTACCAGGTGGGGCGGATGCTGACCGCGCTGCGCGACGCCGGGTACGCGCCGGTGCCGGAGGACGCCAGCGGCGCGACCGTGCTCTCCCGGCCGAAGACCCGGCGGGCTCCGGCGCGGGGCCCGGTCGCCACCCGGACCCTCGATCCGCTGGCGGCACCGAAGTTGCCCATGCCGCGGCTGCTCGGCGTGGTGGAGCAGATCCGGCGCGGCGAGGCGGCGGCGCGCGCGGCCCGGCGGGCCCCGGCGGTGGTCCGCCCCGGCGCGGTGCGGACCGGTCCGGTGCCCGCGCACAGCCACAGCGACGCGCTCGCCGTGCTGCAACAGGCGGTCCGGGACAAGGCGCTGGTCTGGGTCGGGTACGTCGACGCGCACGGGGCGACCGCGTCCCGGCTGGTCCGTCCGGTGTCGATGGGGGCGGGTTACCTGCGGGCCGAGGACGAGCGGACGGAGATGCTGCACACCTTCGCGCTGCACCGGATCACCGCGGCGGTGCTGGAGGACTGA
- a CDS encoding HAD family hydrolase — MPLLMVGFDLDMTLVDSRPGIAATYRALTELTGVHVDADAAVSRLGPPLRTEIARWFPPERVEEGVRVFRELYPAYAITPTVPMPGAFAAIEAVHAGGGRVMLVTSKIGRLAKLHLDHLGLAVDELAGDLFAEEKATALREHGATLYVGDHVADMVAAEAAGVPGVGVATGPCSHEELKSAGAHVVLDDLTEFPAALDRIIRLALEQ, encoded by the coding sequence ATGCCCCTTCTGATGGTCGGATTCGACCTCGACATGACCCTGGTCGACTCCCGTCCCGGCATCGCCGCGACGTACCGGGCGTTGACCGAGCTCACCGGTGTGCACGTGGACGCGGACGCGGCGGTGTCCCGGCTGGGTCCGCCGCTGCGCACCGAGATCGCCCGCTGGTTCCCGCCGGAGCGGGTGGAGGAGGGGGTACGCGTGTTCCGCGAGCTCTACCCGGCGTACGCGATCACCCCGACCGTGCCGATGCCCGGCGCGTTCGCGGCGATCGAGGCCGTGCACGCCGGCGGCGGCCGAGTCATGCTGGTGACCTCGAAGATCGGCCGGCTGGCCAAGCTGCACCTGGACCACCTCGGGCTGGCGGTCGACGAACTGGCCGGCGACCTGTTCGCGGAGGAGAAGGCGACGGCACTGCGGGAACACGGGGCCACGCTCTACGTCGGGGACCACGTGGCGGACATGGTGGCCGCGGAGGCCGCGGGGGTCCCGGGCGTGGGGGTGGCCACCGGGCCGTGTTCCCACGAGGAGCTGAAAAGTGCCGGGGCGCACGTGGTCCTGGACGACCTCACCGAATTCCCGGCGGCGCTGGACCGGATCATCCGGCTAGCCTTGGAGCAGTAG
- a CDS encoding DNA repair helicase XPB, giving the protein MSGGPLIVQSDKTLLLEVDHPDAQACRMAIAPFAELERSPEHVHTYRLTPLGLWNARAAGHDAEGVVDALIKYSRYPVPHALLVDVAETMDRYGRLQLANDPAHGLVLRALDRVVLVEVAKSKKLAGMLGAKIDEDTIQVHPSERGRLKQALLKLGWPAEDLAGYVDGEAHPIELAEAGKDGRKPWKLRSYQREAVDSFWAGGSGVVVLPCGAGKTLVGAAAMAEAKATTLILVTNTVAGRQWKRELIARTSLTEEEIGEYSGERKEIRPVTIATYQVLTSRKKGMFTHLDLFGARDWGLVIYDEVHLLPAPIFRFTADLQARRRLGLTATLVREDGREGDVFSLIGPKRYDAPWKDIESQGWIAPAQCTEVRVTLTDAERMAYATAEAEERYRMAATARTKLPVVKALVDRHPGEQVLVIGGYIDQLHQLGEYLDAPIVQGSTTNKERERLFDAFRSGELRTLVISKVGNFSIDLPEAAVAIQVSGTFGSRQEEAQRLGRVLRPKADGRQAHFYTVVSRDTIDTEYAAHRQRFLAEQGYAYTIIDADDVLGPKLPSVD; this is encoded by the coding sequence GTGAGCGGTGGACCACTGATCGTGCAGTCGGACAAGACCCTGCTGCTGGAGGTCGATCACCCCGACGCGCAGGCCTGCCGGATGGCGATCGCCCCCTTCGCCGAGCTGGAGCGCTCTCCCGAGCACGTGCACACCTACCGACTCACCCCGCTCGGGCTGTGGAACGCCCGGGCCGCCGGCCACGACGCCGAGGGCGTGGTGGACGCGCTGATCAAGTACTCCCGCTACCCGGTGCCGCACGCGCTGCTGGTCGACGTGGCCGAGACCATGGACCGGTACGGCCGGCTCCAGCTCGCCAACGACCCGGCGCACGGCCTGGTGCTGCGCGCGCTGGACCGGGTGGTGCTGGTCGAGGTCGCCAAGAGCAAGAAGCTCGCCGGCATGCTCGGCGCGAAGATCGACGAGGACACCATCCAGGTGCACCCGTCCGAGCGGGGTCGGCTCAAGCAGGCGCTGCTCAAGCTCGGCTGGCCGGCGGAGGACCTGGCCGGGTACGTCGACGGTGAGGCGCACCCGATCGAGCTGGCCGAGGCGGGCAAGGACGGCCGCAAGCCGTGGAAGCTGCGGTCGTACCAGCGGGAGGCCGTCGATTCGTTCTGGGCCGGCGGGTCGGGCGTGGTGGTGCTCCCCTGCGGCGCGGGCAAGACGCTGGTCGGGGCGGCGGCGATGGCCGAGGCGAAGGCGACCACGCTGATCCTGGTGACCAACACGGTCGCCGGCCGGCAGTGGAAGCGGGAGCTGATCGCGCGCACGTCGCTGACCGAGGAGGAGATCGGCGAGTACTCGGGCGAGCGCAAGGAGATCCGCCCGGTCACCATCGCCACGTACCAGGTGCTCACCTCGCGCAAGAAGGGCATGTTCACGCACCTGGACCTGTTCGGCGCCCGCGACTGGGGCCTGGTCATCTACGACGAGGTGCACCTGCTGCCCGCGCCGATCTTCCGGTTCACCGCGGACCTCCAGGCCCGCCGCCGGCTCGGCCTGACGGCGACGCTGGTCCGCGAGGACGGCCGGGAGGGCGACGTGTTCAGCCTGATCGGCCCGAAGCGGTACGACGCGCCGTGGAAGGACATCGAGTCGCAGGGCTGGATCGCCCCGGCCCAGTGCACCGAGGTACGGGTGACGCTGACCGACGCCGAGCGGATGGCGTACGCGACGGCGGAGGCCGAGGAGCGGTACCGGATGGCGGCGACCGCCCGGACCAAGCTGCCCGTGGTCAAGGCGCTGGTCGACCGGCACCCGGGCGAGCAGGTGCTGGTGATCGGCGGGTACATCGACCAGCTGCACCAGCTCGGCGAGTACCTGGACGCCCCGATCGTGCAGGGCTCGACCACCAACAAGGAGCGGGAACGCCTCTTCGACGCGTTCCGCTCGGGTGAGCTGCGCACCCTGGTCATCTCCAAGGTGGGCAACTTCTCCATCGACCTGCCCGAGGCGGCGGTGGCCATCCAGGTCTCCGGCACCTTCGGCTCCCGCCAGGAGGAGGCGCAGCGCCTCGGCCGGGTCCTCCGGCCGAAGGCCGACGGCCGGCAGGCGCACTTCTACACGGTGGTCTCCCGGGACACCATCGACACCGAGTACGCCGCCCACCGGCAGCGCTTCCTCGCCGAGCAGGGGTACGCCTACACCATCATCGACGCCGACGACGTCCTCGGTCCCAAGCTCCCGAGCGTCGACTGA
- a CDS encoding cold-shock protein, which yields MPTGRVKWYDAAKGYGFVTSDEGGDVFLPKGALPAGVSDLKGGQRVDFSVVDSRRGAQAMGVKLLEAPPSVAELRRRPAEELHGLIEDMIKVLEAKVQPDLRRGRFPDRKTAQKIAQLVHAVARELEV from the coding sequence GTGCCGACGGGTCGAGTGAAGTGGTATGACGCGGCCAAGGGATACGGGTTCGTCACCAGTGACGAGGGTGGCGACGTGTTCCTGCCCAAGGGCGCGCTACCGGCGGGCGTCAGCGACCTGAAGGGCGGCCAGCGGGTCGATTTCAGCGTGGTGGACAGCCGCCGGGGCGCCCAGGCCATGGGGGTCAAGCTGCTGGAGGCCCCGCCGTCCGTGGCGGAGCTGCGCCGCCGGCCGGCCGAGGAGCTGCACGGGCTGATCGAGGACATGATCAAGGTGCTCGAGGCGAAGGTCCAGCCGGACCTGCGCCGGGGTCGCTTCCCGGACCGGAAGACCGCGCAGAAGATCGCTCAGCTGGTCCACGCGGTCGCCCGCGAGCTGGAGGTCTGA
- a CDS encoding L,D-transpeptidase family protein, with translation MKHVRSTVRAVALAVVMLVGVGACTFDPQSEGAGGGAPAPVGVAEQVTGASGTPTPGQPSGPASPTPSRTAPPKPTTSTTPRPSAPTSPAAVGCPQGQHQRAVETYLARLGGFGTVTVDGRQSAADCKAIKKFQRRYGISPAEGRAGPSTYEVAKRLATTDVHRCRAGSGTTFCVDLTRQTVWAMRDGTVVMKPTVTRTGMAGYATPAGTYRVGGRNLREWSNPYEVWLPYWQQFNGGIGFHETTTYLHNGSIGSHGCVNLLHTDAVRLWELGRIGTRVVVFGRRPGT, from the coding sequence ATGAAGCATGTCCGGTCGACGGTCCGGGCGGTCGCCCTGGCAGTGGTCATGCTGGTCGGCGTGGGTGCCTGTACGTTCGATCCGCAATCGGAGGGTGCCGGCGGCGGCGCGCCGGCGCCCGTCGGAGTGGCGGAGCAGGTAACGGGGGCGAGCGGCACGCCCACGCCGGGCCAGCCGAGCGGGCCCGCGTCGCCGACGCCGAGCCGGACGGCGCCGCCGAAGCCGACGACGAGCACCACCCCGCGACCGAGCGCCCCCACCTCGCCGGCGGCCGTCGGCTGCCCGCAGGGCCAGCACCAGCGGGCCGTGGAGACGTACCTCGCCCGGCTGGGCGGGTTCGGCACGGTGACCGTGGACGGCCGGCAGTCCGCCGCCGACTGCAAGGCGATCAAGAAGTTCCAGCGCCGGTACGGCATCAGCCCGGCCGAGGGCCGCGCCGGCCCCAGCACGTACGAGGTGGCGAAGCGGCTGGCCACCACCGACGTGCACCGCTGCCGGGCCGGCTCCGGCACCACCTTCTGCGTCGACCTGACCCGGCAGACGGTCTGGGCGATGCGCGACGGCACGGTGGTCATGAAGCCGACGGTCACCCGGACCGGCATGGCCGGGTACGCGACACCCGCCGGCACCTACCGGGTCGGGGGCCGCAACCTCCGCGAGTGGTCCAACCCGTACGAGGTCTGGCTGCCGTACTGGCAGCAGTTCAACGGCGGCATCGGCTTCCACGAGACGACCACCTACCTGCACAACGGCTCGATCGGCTCGCACGGCTGCGTCAACCTCCTGCACACCGACGCCGTCCGGCTCTGGGAGCTCGGGCGGATCGGCACCCGGGTGGTCGTCTTCGGCCGCCGCCCCGGCACCTGA